DNA sequence from the Crocosphaera sp. UHCC 0190 genome:
AGTAATTAATCTTTTTGCCAATCAGACAATACCCTTGATTAATACATCCCCCACTCACAGAACGTTGTTTTTCAATTTGAAAGATTTCTCCGGTGGTTTGGCTAATATGTTCAGTAATTTGTGTCCACATCATTCAATTAACCATTAACAATTAACAATCTCAAACAGTCGGTTTGACTACTGTGATACCATAAGCATTAGGAGACAAATATTGTTGCGCTGCGGCTTGAATATCATCTAAACTCAATGCTTGAATTCTAGCAGGATAAGTTAGGGCCGGACTTAAATCTTGCAGTTGAGAATAATAATAGCCATAAAGATTAGCGCGATCACTTGGTCGTTCATTACTAAAAATAAAGCGATTCACTACCTGAGTCTGAATCCTTTCTAATTCTGCTAATGTAACTGATTCTTCTTGAATCTGCCGTAAATGTTTAGCAATAATTTGTTCTACTTCTGCCAGATTTTCCGATGGTAATTGTGCCGCTACATAAAACATTCCTTGAATATTTTGGGTCATATTACTGACACTCACATGAGATACTAAGCCCTTTTCTTCCCGTAACTCCCGAAACAGTCGAGAAACTTTTCCTTGTCCTAAAATTGCTGCTAAAACATCTAAAGCATAGGTTTCGCTCAAATCAAGTAATCCAGGAACCCGCCACATCATCATCAAACGCGCTTGTTGCAGACGTTCATCTTCATAATTATGACGAACAATATCAGTAAAAGGCAGTTCAGCAGAAAAAGGCAAAGTTAACCCTTCAAATTTTTCCGAAACTTGAGGTTTTGGACTGTAAGTTTGGTCAAAACTATCCGTCACCAGTTTAATTAATTTTTCCACCGGAAGATTACCCACCGCAACTGCCGTTACTGACTCTGGTTGATAACAACTGGCATGAAAATCCCGCATTTGCTGCGGGGTTAACTGTTCGATCACCGAAGCTGGCCCCAATACTGGACGACGATAGGGTAAACTTTCAAAACAAGTCTCCATCGCTCGATAAAAGGTGCGACGACGAGGGTTGTCATCAGAGCGACGGATTTCTTCTAATACCACAAATCGTTCTCTTTCAAAGGCTTCATCCCCGATACTGGGGTTTAACACCACATCCAATTGTAAAGGCATTAAACTGGCAAAATCTGCTGGCGCACTGGTAACATAGAAATGGGTGTACTCTTGAGAAGTAGCTGCATTGGTAACGGCTCCTCTTTGTTCAATCCTTTGCTCAAATTCTCCACTTTTCAAGCTTGGTGTCCCCTTAAAGACCATGTGTTCGAGAAAATGAGCCATCCCATTGATCTCATTAGATTCTAACGCTGAACCCACCCTCAACCAGACATTGAGGTTAACTGCTTCTACAGGCATTTGTTCAGCAATAATCGTTAAACCATTGTCCAGATTAACAATAGTGGGTGCATGGGAAACTGACGAGTCGAGAACGGAAGTGAGCATATAATAATATTGATCGAGTCTGCTAATTCTATCTTACATGGCAATTTGGGCATGACAACAAAATTCAATTGACAGCATTCTCTTAATTAAGAAAAATATTATGATTAGAAAAACAAAATTATCAACAGAAAAGTTATACGATCAAGATTATCAACTCTGGTTAGAAATCACTTTAGAACAACTTCGCAACAGTGAATATTCTCAAGTAGATTGGGAAAACTTATTAGAGGAAATAGAGGGAATGACGAGAAATGATAAACGAGCCTTAAAAAGTTTATTAACTCGTCTATTTGAACACTTTTTAAAGTTAGCTTACTGGAAATCAGAAAGAGAGTATAATCAAGCAGGATGGGAAGGAGAAATTCAAAATTTTCGGGTTCAGATTAAAGAGTTATTAGAAGATAGTCCTAGTTTGAAGCCTTATCTAAGACAAATTATAGAAAAGTCTTATAAAGACGCAGTAAAAATTACCTGCAAAAAAACTCGACTTCCTTCTAATACTTTTCCTGTTGATTCTATCGCTAATGCAGAGCAAATTTTAGATGATAATTGGCTTCCAATTACCTGCAACAATTAATCCGTAGGGGCATAATACTATTCTGCCCGCAAACAACAGGACTTAACCATGTTTTATTCCCTTACAGCTACTTAATGATCTAAAATAGGAGCTAACAGCCGTTAACTCCTCTCAAATAAAAGCTTAGGAAATTTGGTCGCAGTGATGGGTTGAGACTTACTTTACATAATAGGGTTGAAGTTTGTTTCGTTAAAGGCTCGAATCGTAGCACAGAGGGGGGAAAGTCAAGTATTTTGACTAAAATAAACTTATTATCAAAATTATTAAAAGATTAAGACGAGGAATGGGTAGGGGTCAACGGCCGTTGACCCTGACAACAACAGTCTGATTTGTAGTACAAGTTTTCAGGAATTGGGATGACTTAAAAAAATTACAATTAACCTTGCCTTTTATATCCAATTTCATATACAATGTGTGATTGTGGCCAAAAGCTAGTCCATCGACCTTAGGTGACCTAAAAGGACACAAGCCGCTTCAAGATACTGAAGAAACAATTCTTTAAGTCTTGGAGAGTCACGGCGAACCAACTTAACCCGTTTTCACAAGCAGGTTAAACATATCGTTAACTGTCTATATTGATGTCGCCTAACTTAAATTAGTGCGTATTCATAAAGCAAGCGGGGAGAACCTATCCCGCCTGTTGGGGCGGCTAATGCCTCCCGAACAATGTTGTCTAGCCCCTAGAGGAAAAAACCCGTGGCTATCGGTCTCCTCGGTACTAAACTCGGCATGACCCAAATTTTCGACCAAGAATCAGGACTTGCTATTCCTGTGACAGTCGTTCAAGCCGGCCCCTGTACCGTTACACAAGTTAAAACATCGGACACAGATGGTTACAGTGCCATCCAAATTGGCTATTTAGAAGTCAAAGAAAAAGCCCTGACTAAACCCGAATTAGGGCATTTAAAAAGAGCAGAAGCAACTCCTCTACGCCATCTGAAGGAATACCGCGTTGATGATACCGCCGCCTATGAATTAGGCTCAGCCCTCAAAGCCGATGTCTTCAATACAGGTGACATCGTTGATGTGGCTGGAACCTCAATGGGACGGGGATTTGCCGGCTATCAAAAGCGGCATAACTTCAAACGAGGCAATATGACCCACGGCTCGAAAAACCACCGCCTTCCAGGTTCAACCGGAGCCGGAACCACCCCAGGACGGGTTTATCCTGGTAAGCGCATGGCAGGTCAATATGGGGCAACCCAAGTGACCGCTCGTCACTTACAAGTTGTGCGAGTAGACGCAGAGCGTAACCTTTTATTAATTAAAGGAGCCGTGCCTGGCAAAAAAGGGAGTCTCCTGAGTATTACCCCGGCCAAAACCGTCGGTAAGTAACTAAAACCCAGGAAAACCGAGCAATAAAGCTGAGAACTGATAAAGAAAAATGGTTAACTGTAACGTTAAAAATTGGCAAGGGGAAGAAGTTGGCCAGGCAACCCTTGAATTAAAAGTGGCAAAAGAAGAGAATGCTTCTCACATTCTCCATCGCGCCGTCACTCGTCAACTTACTAATGCCCGTCAAGGCACGGCTTCCGCCAAAACCAGAGCCGAAGTAAGAGGTGGTGGACGCAAACCCTGGCGACAAAAAGGTACAGGGAGAGCCAGAGCGGGATCAAACCGTTCCCCCCTGTGGCGTGGTGGTGGGGTGATCTTTGGACCCAAACCCAGAGACTTCAACCTCAAAATGAACCGCAAAGAACGAAGACTCGCCCTGAGAACGGCCCTAGGCAGTCGGGCAGAGGATTTAATTGTGGTGGAAAACTTTGCCGAACAATTGCCCCAACCCAAAACCAAAGAACTCGCCTTAGCCCTAAGTCGTTGGGGTGTCGAAGCAAACCAAAAAGTGGCTTTAATCCTAGTAGACTCACCAGACAGCGTCTATTTATCCGCTCGAAACCTTTGCTATGTCAAGCTTTTGCGGGCTGATGGACTCAACGTCTATGATCTGCTCAATGCCGACAAAATTGTCGCCACCTCCGAAGCCCTAGCCAAAATCCAGGAGGTTTACAATGATTAAAGATAATCCCCGTGACCTGGCTGATTTAGTGATCAAGCCGATCATTACTGAAAAAGCGACCCGGCTCTTAGAGCAGAACAAATATGTCTTTGATGTAGCTTTAAAAGCGACCAAACCCGAAATTAAGGCAGCTATAGAGGGTCTATTTGGGGTTAGCGTAATTGGGGTCAACACTGCCCGTCCCCCACGCAAGAAACGTCGTGTCGGTAAGTTTATTGGTTACAAATCCCTATACAAGCGAGCGATCGTCACCTTGGAAGAAGGGGACACTATCGGCCTCTTCCCTGACGTATAACGCTGGTTTTGAATCGGGTAATTTTTCTCCCGACCTCATTATGATAACCAGTGACTCCCTTATTCACTGACCAAAAATAACAGATAATCATGGGTATTAGAACCTATCGGCCATACACTCCAGGAACCAGACAGGCCTCTGTCTCGGATTTCGCGGAAATCACTAAAAGTGAGCCGGAAAAATCACTAACAACGTATAAACACAACCAGAAAGGGCGCAATAATCGCGGGGTTATTACCAGTCGTCATCGTGGCGGCGGTCATAAACGGCTTTATCGAATTATAGACTTTCGACGGGATAAATATGGTATTCCGGCTAAAGTTGCAGCGATTGAGTATGATCCCAATCGTAACGCTCGTATTGCCCTCCTTTTCTACCAAGATGGAGAAAAGAGATATATTTTAGCCCCTGCTGGCGTTACCGTTGGCACAACGGTAATATCTGGAGAAGATGCCCCCTTTGAGGTAGGAAATGCCCTGCCCTTGTCCCGAATTCCCTTGGGAACCGACGTTCATAATATTGAACTGGTGGCCGGAAAAGGCGGACAAATGGTTCGCGCTGCTGGGGGTTCAGCCCAATTGGTGGCCAAAGAAGGGGACTATGTTACCTTGAAATTACCTTCCAAAGAAGTCCGCATGGTGCGAAAAGAGTGCTATGCCACCATCGGGAAAGTCGGTAACAGCGATGCCAGAAATTTAAAATTAGGGAAAGCAGGACGCAAACGACACCTGGGCCGTAGACCCCATGTGAGAGGAAGCGTCATGAACCCAGTGGATCACCCCCATGGAGGGGGAGAGGGACGCGCTCCCATCGGGAGAAGTGGCCCAGTGACTCCTTGGGGTAAACCCACCTTAGGAGCGAAGACTCGTAACAAGAAAAAAGCGAGTTCTCGTCTCATTGTGCGTCGTCGCAATTAGGGTTAACCACTTTTCTCGAACCATTGAACCTTCATTCTTGTAATTGCTTATGGGACGCTCTCTCAAAAAAGGCCCGTTCATCGCAGATAGTCTCCTTTCTAAAATTGAAAAACTCAATGAGAAAGGAGATAAACAGGTAATTAAAACCTGGTCTAGAGCTTCGACGATTGTTCCCCTCATGGTTGGCCATACCATCGCCGTTCACAACGGGAAACAACACGTTCCGATTTTTATTTCTGAACAAATGGTTGGTCATAAATTAGGGGAATTTGCCCCGACGCGAACCTTTCGAGGCCACGCGAAAAGCGATAAAAAATCCGGTCGAAGATAACCAATACGAACTACTGATAATAGATAACCATGGCAGTTGATACGACAACAGAAGCCAAAGCCATTGCGCGCTATGTCCGTATGTCCCCCTTTAAGGTACGACGGGTATTAGACCAAATCCGCGGCCGTTCCTACCGCGAAGCCTTGATAATTTTGGAATTCATGCCCTATCGGGCCTGTGAACCAATTTTAAAGGTTTTACGCTCAGCCGCAGCCAATGCCGAACACAATCAAGGTATGGATCGAGCCACCTTAATCGTTAGCCAAGCCTATGCCGATGGTGGCCCGAGTTTACGACGGTTTCGACCAAGGGCTCAAGGACGCGCCTATCAAATCCGTAAGCCGACTTGTCACATTACGGTAGCCGTCGCCCCTGCTGTGACGAAAAACTAAAGCTAACTGCTCATATCGCAACCCTTAGAGGCAAATGGGACAAAAAATTCATCCAATTGGTTTTCGTCTCGGCATCACCAAAGACCATAAATCTTGTTGGTATGCCGATACTAAACGCTATCCCGATCTGCTAAAAGAAGATCTAAAAATTCGCCAGTACGTTGAAAAAAACCTGAGTAATGCGGGTATTGCGGATATTCGCATTGAACGCAAAGCTGATCAAATTGATCTCGCCATTCACACGGCCCGGCCTGGGGTAGTGGTAGGTCGAGGCGGCAGTGGCATTGAACAACTGCGGGTTGGACTGCAACAACAACTCGGTGGCAACCGCCAAATTCGGATCAATGTGATTGAAGTTTCACGGGTTGACGCAGATGCCGCTTTGATAGCTGAGTATATTACTCAACAATTACAGCGACGGGTTTCCTTCCGTCGAGTTGTCCGTCAAGCCATTCAACGGGCCCAACGGGCAGAAGTCAAGGGCATCAAGATCCAAGTCAGCGGCCGTCTCAACGGGGCGGAAATTGCGCGGACTGAATGGGTTAGAGAAGGCCGCGTACCACTTCATACCCTGAGAGCCGATATTGACTATTCTTATCGCACGGCTCAAACCATTTATGGCATTTTAGGGGTGAAGGTGTGGGTATTCAAAGGGGAAATTATTCCCGGTCAAGAAGAACCCGCACCCCCAGCACCGACCCAAAACCCACGGCGAGGCCGTCGTCGTCAACAGTTTGAAGACCGATCTGATGAACAGTAATCAGGCTCAGTGACCAGTCAAAACTAACAAGATAAAGTAGCTGATAACTGAATAACTGATAACTGAATACTAATAACTGATAAGTAAAATGCTTAGTCCTAGAAGAACTAAATTCCGTAAACAACAGCGAGGCCGTATGAGAGGGCTGGCCTATCGGGGCAGTACCCTGAATTTTGGGGATTATGCTCTCCAAGCGACAGAACCCTGTTGGATTACAGCCCGTCAGATCGAAGCAGGGAGACGGGCCATGACTCGTTATATTCGTCGGGGTGGTAAAATTTGGATTCGGGTTTTCCCCGATAAACCTGTCACCATGCGCCCTGCAGAAACTCGGATGGGGTCAGGGAAAGGTTCCCCTGAATTTTGGGTCGCCGTGGTTAAACCAGGGCGGATCTTGTTTGAGTTATCAGGGGTAACAGAACCCATTGCCCGCGAAGCCATGCGCCTAGCCGCCCAAAAACTCCCCATCAAAACGAAGTTTATTACCCGCGAAGAGGAGTATATCTAAACGATGGCACTACCGAAGATAGAAGAGGCGAGAAAACTCAGTGATCAGGAGTTGACAGAAGAAATTCTGGCCACCAAGCGTAAACTCTTTGATTTGAGGTTTCAGCAAGCCACCCGCCGCTTAGAAAAAACCCATGAGTTTAAGCATACTCGTCATCGCATGGCTCAACTATTGACCGTGGAACGGGAACGTCAACTAGATATTAGCCCTTCGTCTCCACAAGAGGAGGAATAAACCGATTATGGCAGTTAAAGAAAGAGTCGGGGTTGTGGTGAGCAATAAAATGGATAAAACCGTAGTGGTTGCCATTGAAAATCGCTCTCCTCACCCCAAATACGGCAAGATCATGGTAAAAACCAAGAAATTTAAAGCCCATGATCAAGAGAATCAATGTCAAGAAGGCGATCGCGTTCGCATTCAAGAAACCCGTCCCCTCAGCAAAACCAAACGTTGGGTCGTCGCTGAAATTTTAACCTCTCATTAATCACCCAATTACTACCGTGATTCAACAGCAAACCTATCTCAATGTCGCTGATAATAGTGGGGCCCGTAAACTCATGTGTTTACGGGTACTCGGCACAGGAAATTGCCGCTTTGGTGAGATTGGGGATGAAATTATTGCCGTCGTTAAAGATGCCATTCCCAATATGCCCATCAAACGCTCGGATATCGTCAAAGCCGTGATTGTGCGGACTCGTCAGCCCGTTAAACGGGCCAGTGGCATGACGATTCGTTTTGATGATAATGCCGCAGTGATCATCAACAATGATGGTAATCCCAAAGGAACTCGTGTTTTTGGCCCAGTGGCCAGAGAACTGCGGGATAAAAACTATACTAAAATCGTTTCCTTGGCACCGGAGGTACTTTGATGAGTAATCAAAAAACTGCCCCAAAACGTCACAAAATGCACGTTAAACAAGGGGATACCGTTCAAGTTATTTCAGGGCGTGACAAAGGCAAAGTAGGGGAAATTTTGAGTACCGACCCCAAAAAAAGCCAAGTCACTGTTCAAGGGGTCAACATCAGAACCAAGCACGTTAAACCCCAACAAGAAGGGGAATCTGGTCAAATTTCCACCTTTGAAGGGCCGATCCACAGTTCTAATGTCATGTTGTACTCGACCAAAGAACAAGTGGCTAGCCGCATCGCCTACACCGTGACAGAAGAAGGTCGTAAAGTGCGGATGTTGAAAAAAACAGGGGAAATCATCGATTAATTCCTGAGTAATTCCCAGATTACCTAATTCATTAATTACCCTGACCAAGCCCAGGGATAAGGACAGAAATACAATGGCCCAAACCCGACTAAAAACCTTTTATCAAGAGACGATCATTCCTAAACTTCAAGAGCAGTTTAGCTACAGCAACATTCACCAAGTTCCCAAAGTCGTCAAAATTACGGTTAACCGAGGACTCGGAGAAGCCTCGCAAAACGCCAAGGCCTTAGAGTCCTCCATTAGCGAACTCGCCACCATTACTGGACAAAAACCCGTTGTCACCAGAGCCAAAAAAGCGATCGCGGGCTTTAAAATCCGGGAAGGAATGCCCGTTGGGGTAATGGTAACATTGCGCTCGGAACGAATGTATGCTTTTTTAGATCGTTTGATCAATATAGCCTTGCCACGGATTCGGGACTTTCGCGGCATTAGTGCCAAAAGCTTTGATGGACGAGGTAACTACAGTCTCGGCATCCGCGAACAACTCATTTTCCCAGAAATTGATTACGACACCATCGATCAAATTCGAGGAATGGATGTCTCGATCATCACCACGGCCCAGACTGATGAAGAAGGGCGTGCTTTGCTCAAAGAAATGGGAATGCCCTTCCGTACCTAGTCAATCCTAACCCTTACAGGAGAAACTCATCAGCAATAATGGCACCTAACGACACTATCTCAGATATGCTCACTCGTATCCGCAACGCTTGTGCGGTACGTCATCCCACGACTCAAGTTCCCACCACCAGAATGACTCGGAGTATCGCCCAAGTCCTCAAAGAAGAGGGATTTATCGACAGCTTTGAAGAAACAGGAGAGGGAGTACAAAAATATCTCGTTATCTCCCTAAAATACAAAGCCAGAAGCCGTCAGCCAATTATTAATACCCTGCAACGGGTTAGTAAGCCTGGCTTGCGAGTTTACTCCAATCGCAAAGACTTACCCCGTGTCCTTGGTGGCATTGGCATCGCCATTATCTCCACCTCGAAAGGAATCATGACTGATCGAGAAGCACGCCGTCAAAACCTCGGTGGTGAAGTTCTCTGCTACGTTTGGTAGTCTTTCAGTGAATCGTTGACTGGATAACTGATAACTGATAACTCATAACTGACCTATGTCTCGTATTGGTAAACGCCCAATTTCACTTCCTAAAAAAGTCACCGTTGACATTAAAGGGCAACATATTTCCGTCACAGGGCCAAAAGGCTCCCTAGAACTTGACCTGCCAGGTAAAGTGAATGTGACTCAAGACGGTGAAACTCTCCTCGTCGAGCGACAAGACGAATCACGAACCGCCCGCGAACGTCATGGTCTTTGTCGTACCCTAGTGGCCAATATGGTTGACGGGGTTTCTCAAGGCTTTGAAAAACGTCTCAGTATCCAAGGGGTGGGCTACCGGGCCCAAGCTCAAGGGACTAAACTCACCCTCAACGTTGGTTATAGTAAACCCGTTGAGATGACTATGCCCAAAGGTATTCAGGTGGCCGTTGAAAACAATACCCTAGTAATTGTGACCGGCATTGACAAAGAAATTGTCGGTAACATTGCTGCTCAAATTCGAGCCGTTCGCCCCCCAGAAGTTTATAAAGGCAAAGGCATTCGCTATTTGGGTGAAATGGTCAGACGTAAAGCGGGTAAGACAGGTAAGAAATAATCATGAAAATCACACGCAGAGAATCTGTAAAACGTCGCCATCGGCGCGTTCGCAAAAAAGTTACTGGCACGCCAGATTGTCCTCGTTTAGCTGTTTTTCGTTCCAATCATCATATCTATGCTCAAGTGATTGATGATGTGGCGCAACATACCTTAGCTGCCGCTTCTACCCTGGAAGCCGATCTGAAAACGACTGTCTCATCAGGGTCTACCTGTGAAGCTTCATCGGCTGTGGGTAAATTAGTCGCCGAACGGCTTCTGGCCAAAGGCATTGAACAAGTCGTTTTTGATCGCGGCGGTAATCTCTACCATGGTCGAGTGAAAGCCTTAGCTGAAGCAGCCCGTGAAGCAGGATTACAGTTTTA
Encoded proteins:
- a CDS encoding pitrilysin family protein, with amino-acid sequence MLTSVLDSSVSHAPTIVNLDNGLTIIAEQMPVEAVNLNVWLRVGSALESNEINGMAHFLEHMVFKGTPSLKSGEFEQRIEQRGAVTNAATSQEYTHFYVTSAPADFASLMPLQLDVVLNPSIGDEAFERERFVVLEEIRRSDDNPRRRTFYRAMETCFESLPYRRPVLGPASVIEQLTPQQMRDFHASCYQPESVTAVAVGNLPVEKLIKLVTDSFDQTYSPKPQVSEKFEGLTLPFSAELPFTDIVRHNYEDERLQQARLMMMWRVPGLLDLSETYALDVLAAILGQGKVSRLFRELREEKGLVSHVSVSNMTQNIQGMFYVAAQLPSENLAEVEQIIAKHLRQIQEESVTLAELERIQTQVVNRFIFSNERPSDRANLYGYYYSQLQDLSPALTYPARIQALSLDDIQAAAQQYLSPNAYGITVVKPTV
- a CDS encoding DUF29 domain-containing protein; its protein translation is MIRKTKLSTEKLYDQDYQLWLEITLEQLRNSEYSQVDWENLLEEIEGMTRNDKRALKSLLTRLFEHFLKLAYWKSEREYNQAGWEGEIQNFRVQIKELLEDSPSLKPYLRQIIEKSYKDAVKITCKKTRLPSNTFPVDSIANAEQILDDNWLPITCNN
- the rplC gene encoding 50S ribosomal protein L3; translated protein: MAIGLLGTKLGMTQIFDQESGLAIPVTVVQAGPCTVTQVKTSDTDGYSAIQIGYLEVKEKALTKPELGHLKRAEATPLRHLKEYRVDDTAAYELGSALKADVFNTGDIVDVAGTSMGRGFAGYQKRHNFKRGNMTHGSKNHRLPGSTGAGTTPGRVYPGKRMAGQYGATQVTARHLQVVRVDAERNLLLIKGAVPGKKGSLLSITPAKTVGK
- the rplD gene encoding 50S ribosomal protein L4 encodes the protein MVNCNVKNWQGEEVGQATLELKVAKEENASHILHRAVTRQLTNARQGTASAKTRAEVRGGGRKPWRQKGTGRARAGSNRSPLWRGGGVIFGPKPRDFNLKMNRKERRLALRTALGSRAEDLIVVENFAEQLPQPKTKELALALSRWGVEANQKVALILVDSPDSVYLSARNLCYVKLLRADGLNVYDLLNADKIVATSEALAKIQEVYND
- a CDS encoding 50S ribosomal protein L23, whose protein sequence is MIKDNPRDLADLVIKPIITEKATRLLEQNKYVFDVALKATKPEIKAAIEGLFGVSVIGVNTARPPRKKRRVGKFIGYKSLYKRAIVTLEEGDTIGLFPDV
- the rplB gene encoding 50S ribosomal protein L2; amino-acid sequence: MGIRTYRPYTPGTRQASVSDFAEITKSEPEKSLTTYKHNQKGRNNRGVITSRHRGGGHKRLYRIIDFRRDKYGIPAKVAAIEYDPNRNARIALLFYQDGEKRYILAPAGVTVGTTVISGEDAPFEVGNALPLSRIPLGTDVHNIELVAGKGGQMVRAAGGSAQLVAKEGDYVTLKLPSKEVRMVRKECYATIGKVGNSDARNLKLGKAGRKRHLGRRPHVRGSVMNPVDHPHGGGEGRAPIGRSGPVTPWGKPTLGAKTRNKKKASSRLIVRRRN
- the rpsS gene encoding 30S ribosomal protein S19, which encodes MGRSLKKGPFIADSLLSKIEKLNEKGDKQVIKTWSRASTIVPLMVGHTIAVHNGKQHVPIFISEQMVGHKLGEFAPTRTFRGHAKSDKKSGRR
- the rplV gene encoding 50S ribosomal protein L22, which translates into the protein MAVDTTTEAKAIARYVRMSPFKVRRVLDQIRGRSYREALIILEFMPYRACEPILKVLRSAAANAEHNQGMDRATLIVSQAYADGGPSLRRFRPRAQGRAYQIRKPTCHITVAVAPAVTKN
- the rpsC gene encoding 30S ribosomal protein S3, which codes for MGQKIHPIGFRLGITKDHKSCWYADTKRYPDLLKEDLKIRQYVEKNLSNAGIADIRIERKADQIDLAIHTARPGVVVGRGGSGIEQLRVGLQQQLGGNRQIRINVIEVSRVDADAALIAEYITQQLQRRVSFRRVVRQAIQRAQRAEVKGIKIQVSGRLNGAEIARTEWVREGRVPLHTLRADIDYSYRTAQTIYGILGVKVWVFKGEIIPGQEEPAPPAPTQNPRRGRRRQQFEDRSDEQ
- the rplP gene encoding 50S ribosomal protein L16; the protein is MLSPRRTKFRKQQRGRMRGLAYRGSTLNFGDYALQATEPCWITARQIEAGRRAMTRYIRRGGKIWIRVFPDKPVTMRPAETRMGSGKGSPEFWVAVVKPGRILFELSGVTEPIAREAMRLAAQKLPIKTKFITREEEYI
- the rpmC gene encoding 50S ribosomal protein L29, giving the protein MALPKIEEARKLSDQELTEEILATKRKLFDLRFQQATRRLEKTHEFKHTRHRMAQLLTVERERQLDISPSSPQEEE
- the rpsQ gene encoding 30S ribosomal protein S17; protein product: MAVKERVGVVVSNKMDKTVVVAIENRSPHPKYGKIMVKTKKFKAHDQENQCQEGDRVRIQETRPLSKTKRWVVAEILTSH
- the rplN gene encoding 50S ribosomal protein L14 — translated: MIQQQTYLNVADNSGARKLMCLRVLGTGNCRFGEIGDEIIAVVKDAIPNMPIKRSDIVKAVIVRTRQPVKRASGMTIRFDDNAAVIINNDGNPKGTRVFGPVARELRDKNYTKIVSLAPEVL
- the rplX gene encoding 50S ribosomal protein L24; amino-acid sequence: MSNQKTAPKRHKMHVKQGDTVQVISGRDKGKVGEILSTDPKKSQVTVQGVNIRTKHVKPQQEGESGQISTFEGPIHSSNVMLYSTKEQVASRIAYTVTEEGRKVRMLKKTGEIID
- the rplE gene encoding 50S ribosomal protein L5, giving the protein MAQTRLKTFYQETIIPKLQEQFSYSNIHQVPKVVKITVNRGLGEASQNAKALESSISELATITGQKPVVTRAKKAIAGFKIREGMPVGVMVTLRSERMYAFLDRLINIALPRIRDFRGISAKSFDGRGNYSLGIREQLIFPEIDYDTIDQIRGMDVSIITTAQTDEEGRALLKEMGMPFRT
- the rpsH gene encoding 30S ribosomal protein S8; translated protein: MAPNDTISDMLTRIRNACAVRHPTTQVPTTRMTRSIAQVLKEEGFIDSFEETGEGVQKYLVISLKYKARSRQPIINTLQRVSKPGLRVYSNRKDLPRVLGGIGIAIISTSKGIMTDREARRQNLGGEVLCYVW
- the rplF gene encoding 50S ribosomal protein L6, with amino-acid sequence MSRIGKRPISLPKKVTVDIKGQHISVTGPKGSLELDLPGKVNVTQDGETLLVERQDESRTARERHGLCRTLVANMVDGVSQGFEKRLSIQGVGYRAQAQGTKLTLNVGYSKPVEMTMPKGIQVAVENNTLVIVTGIDKEIVGNIAAQIRAVRPPEVYKGKGIRYLGEMVRRKAGKTGKK
- the rplR gene encoding 50S ribosomal protein L18 produces the protein MKITRRESVKRRHRRVRKKVTGTPDCPRLAVFRSNHHIYAQVIDDVAQHTLAAASTLEADLKTTVSSGSTCEASSAVGKLVAERLLAKGIEQVVFDRGGNLYHGRVKALAEAAREAGLQF